One genomic window of Cololabis saira isolate AMF1-May2022 chromosome 3, fColSai1.1, whole genome shotgun sequence includes the following:
- the LOC133440752 gene encoding alpha-taxilin-like, translated as MQTLNTLSTPEEKLGGLCTTYAELLEENRNTQKQMKVLQKKQNQLVQEKDNLRNEHSKAILARSKLESLCRELQRHNRTLKEEGIQRTRLEEEKRKEVTSRFQVTLNDIQTQMEQHNERNASLRQENADLAEKLKKLYEQYKLREEHIDKVVKHKNLQQQLVDAKLHQAQELLKESEERHEREKDFLLKEAWGGGDQPAWVCLDEEAHLTPIRPSI; from the exons ATGCAGACCCTCAACACACTGAGCACCCCCGAGGAAAAGCTTGGAGGCCTTTGCACGACATACGCCGAATTGTTGGAAGAGAACCGTAACACTCAGAAGCAGATGAAGGTGCTGCAGAAGAAGCAGAACCAGCTGGTCCAGGAGAAAGACAACCTGAGGAACGAGCACAGCAAGGCCATCCTGGCCCGCAGCAAGCTGGAAAGCCTCTGCAGGGAGCTGCAAAGACACAACCGGACACTCAAGGAGGAAGGAATCCAAAGAACGCGGctggaggaggaaaagaggaaggaggtGACTTCTCGTTTCCAGGTGACGCTGAACGACATCCAGACTCAGATGGAGCAGCACAACGAGAGAAACGCCAGCCTTCGACAAGAGAACGCAGACCTGGCAGAAAAACTTAAGAAACTCTACGAACAGTACAAACTGCGCGAGGAGCACATCGACAAAGTGGTGAAGCATAAAAACCTGCAGCAACAGCTGGTGGATGCAAAGCTGCATCAGGCAcaggagctgctgaaggagTCGGAGGAGCGGCACGAGAGAGAGAAAGACTTTCTGCTAAAGGAAGCCTGGG GAGGAGGGGACCAGCCTGCATGGGTGTGCCTAGATGAGGAGGCACACCTGACTCCAATCAGGCCCAGTATTtaa
- the LOC133440751 gene encoding stonustoxin subunit beta-like, whose product MKQEELAERLQRKVRGFTNPQKEEYFKKSGCHLSEDICADLSSVLSSQSSSLTELDLSNNHLQDSGLKKLCPGLESPHCHLESLRLSGCMISEEGCASLVSALSSNPSHLRELDLSYNHPGESAVKLLSAGLKDLRWRLDTLRVEPAGQRWMTPGLRKYSCQLIIDTNTVHKRIKLSDNNRKMMYVDEYQSYPDHPDRFNYCCQLLCREVLTGRCYWEVQWRGRVYISVSYRRIRRKGDSKDCVFGRNDHSWSLECFDGGRYSVWHNNRVTSSSSSSSVSDRVAVYVAVPAGTLSFYSVSSDRLIHLHTVNTTFTEPLSPGFMIWSKSGSSVTLC is encoded by the exons atgaagcaggaggagctggctgagcgtCTGCAGAGAA aggtcagagggttcactaaCCCACaaaaggaggaatacttcaagaagag tggttgtcacctctcagaggacatctgtgcagatctgtcctcagttctcagctctcagtcctccagtctgacagaactggacctgagtaacaaccacctgcaggattcaggactgaagaagctttgtcctggactggagagtccacactgtcacctggagtctctcag gctgtcaggctgtatgatctcagaggaaggctgtgcttctctggtctcagctctgagctccaacccctcccatctgagagagctggacctgagctacaaccatccaggagagtcagcagtgaagcttttgtctgctggactgAAGGATCTccgctggagactggacactctcag ggtggagcctgctggacaacgatggatgacaccaggtctgaggaagt attcctgtcaactcatcatcgacacaaacacagtccacaaacgcatcaaactgtctgacaacaacaggaagatgatgtatGTGGATGAAtatcagtcatatcctgatcatccagacaggtttaattactgttgtcagctgctgtgtagagaagttctgacgggtcgctgttactgggaggtccagtggagagGAAGAGTTTatatatcagtgagttacagaagaatcagaagGAAAGGAGACTCTAAAGACTGTGTGTTTGGAagaaacgatcattcctggagtctggaatGTTTTGATGGTGGTCGGTACTCTGTCTGGCACAATAACAGAGtaacatcttcctcctcctcttcctcagtctctgacagagtagcagtgtatgtggccgttcctgctggaactctgtccttctacagcgtctcctctgacagactgatccacctccacaccgtcaacaccacattcactgaacctctctcTCCTGGGTTCATGATCTGGTCCAAGTCTGGCTCTTCAGTGActctgtgttga